Proteins encoded together in one Chrysemys picta bellii isolate R12L10 chromosome 22, ASM1138683v2, whole genome shotgun sequence window:
- the NACC1 gene encoding nucleus accumbens-associated protein 1 isoform X2 codes for MHFPFYSPPPPFYHDPHPLLPCLACLPPPLVLFPHPRLSLSPFAFPLSSLLPSPFLPLSPCLHPPTPSVCFCCHIHPPVRLPLLSSVPICPTPCISTGVSDCGPCATIPTRPSIMGHAHPWSRVSIHPSIRPSPLPSPWLSPPPCLQQTPRRLPTPTPRQEETTMAQTLQMEIPNFGNSILECLNEQRLQGLYCDVSVVVKGHAFKAHRAVLAASSSYFRDLFNNSKSAVVELPAAVQPQSFQQILSFCYTGRLSMNVGDQFLLMYTAGFLQIQEIMEKGTEFFLKVSSPSCDSQGLHAEETPSSEPQSPVAQTSTWPSCNTPLPLVSRVKTEQQESDSVQCTFVVKRLWDNGQKEGGGGGGGGGGGNNGSRKMAKFSTQDLGGNRQQQQQGAQAGGGGGSGVVSGPSTSDQTSPGTSSAYTSDSPSSYHNEEDEEEDAAEEGSDEQYRQICNMYTMYSMMNVGQTAAAAEKVEALPDQVASESRNRIRVRQDLASLPAELINQIGNRCHPKLYDEGDPAEKLELVTGTNVYITRAQLMNCHVSAGTRHKVLLRRLLASFFDRNTLANSCGTGIRSSTNDPSRKPLDSRVLHAVKFYCQNFAPNFKESEMNAIAADMCTNARRVVRKSWIPKLKLLMAEGDTYTTFINDTGKMEPDIMGVEHNFETGSHDGDAGTSAESLQ; via the exons ATGCACTTTCCTTtttattctcccccccctcccttttatcatgacccccaccccctgcttccgTGTCTCGcctgtctccccccacctctgGTTCTCTTCCCTCATCCACGCCTCTCGCTCTCCCCGTTTGCCTTCCCCTTGtcttctcttcttccctctcCTTTTCTACCTCTCTCTCCATGTCTGCATCCACCTACCCCGTCTGTCTGTTTCTGTTGTCATATCCACCCACCTGTCCGTCTCCCTCTGCTGTCATCCGTACCTAtctgtccaaccccctgcatctCCACTGGTGTATCTGATTGTGGTCCATGTGCAACCATCCCCACCCGTCCATCCATCATGGGGCATGCCCACCCATGGTCAcgtgtatccatccatccatccatccgtccgtctcctctcccctccccgtggctttcccctcctccctgtctccaGCAAACCCCCcgccgcctccccacccccaccccacgccAGGAGGAGACGACTATGGCGCAGACGCTGCAGATGGAGATCCCCAACTTCGGCAACAGCATCCTGGAGTGCCTGAACGAGCAGCGTCTGCAGGGGCTGTACTGCGACGTCTCGGTGGTGGTGAAAGGCCACGCCTTCAAGGCTCACCGGGCCGTCCTGGCGGCCAGCAGCTCCTACTTCCGGGACCTTTTCAACAACAGCAAGAGCGCGGTGGTGGAGCTGCCGGCGGCGGTGCAGCCCCAGTCCTTCCAGCAGATTCTCAGCTTCTGCTACACGGGCCGGCTGAGCATGAACGTGGGAGACCAGTTCCTGCTGATGTACACGGCCGGCTTCCTCCAGATCCAGGAGATCATGGAGAAAGGGACTGAGTTCTTCCTGAAGGTCAGCTCCCCCAGCTGCGACTCCCAGGGCCTGCACGCCGAGGAGACCCCTTCCTCCGAGCCCCAGAGCCCCGTGGCCCAGACCTCCACCTGGCCCTCCTGTAACACCCCCTTGCCCCTGGTGTCCCGCGTCAAGACAGAGCAGCAGGAGTCGGACTCCGTCCAGTGCACTTTCGTGGTCAAGCGGCTCTGGGACAACGGCCAGAAGGAGGGAGGAggcggtggaggtgggggaggaggaggcaacaACGGGAGCCGCAAAATGGCCAAGTTCTCCACGCAGGACCTTGGAGGCaaccggcagcagcagcagcagggggcgcaagcaggaggaggaggcgggTCCGGCGTGGTTAGCGGGCCCAGCACGTCCGACCAGACCAGCCCCGGCACGTCCAGCGCCTACACGAGCGACAGCCCAAGCTCCTATCACAACgaggaggatgaagaggaggacGCGGCCGAGGAAGGCTCCGATGAGCAGTACCGGCAGATCTGCAACATGTACACGATGTACAGCATGATGAATGTAGGGCAGACAG cagcagccgcagaGAAGGTGGAAGCCCTGCCCGACCAGGTGGCCTCTGAGTCTCGCAACCGGATCCGGGTGCGGCAGGACTTGGCCTCGCTGCCGGCCGAGCTCATCAACCAGATCGGGAACCGGTGTCACCCCAAGCTGTACGACGAGGGCGACCCTGCTGAGAAGCTGGAGCTCGTGACAG GCACGAACGTGTACATCACCCGGGCGCAGCTGATGAACTGCCATGTCAGCGCGGGGACGCGGCACAAAGTGCTTCTGAGGCGGCTTCTGGCCTCCTTTTTCGATCG GAACACTCTGGCAAACAGCTGCGGCACCGGCATCCGCTCGTCCACCAACGACCCCAGCCGGAAGCCGCTGGACAGCAGGGTCCTGCATGCCGTGAAGT TCTACTGCCAGAACTTCGCCCCCAACTTCAAAGAGAGCGAGATGAACGCCATCGCGGCTGACATGTGCACGAATGCCCGGCGCGTGGTCCGTAAGAGCTGGATCCCCAAACTGAAGCTGCTGATGGCAGAAGGGGACACCTACACCACGTTCATCAACGACACTGGGAAGATGGAGCCGGACATCATGGGAGTGGAGCACAACTTTGAGACAGGCAGTCACGACGGGGATGCAGGGACCTCGGCCGAGAGCCTCCAGTAA
- the STX10 gene encoding syntaxin-10 isoform X3, producing MALEDPFSAVRGEVQKAVNTAWGLYERWGELLRETHVVSTEEFDWTTNELRNSLRSIEWDLEDLEETIGIVEANPRKFRIEASELTERRAFVRQMRDSVKEMRDHISSPSALAFAERKNREGSALSPQMLIGGGASQKPPPERYGQLREELVSANSRYVEEQQLHQQLIIDQQDEQLELVSGSIRVLKHMSGRVGDELDEQSLMLEEFAQEMDSTQSHMDGVLKKMAKVSHMTSDRRQWCVIGILLVLLIVVLILFFTL from the exons ATGGCCCTGGAGGACCCGTTCTCTGCCGTGCGGGG GGAGGTGCAGAAGGCGGTGAACACGGCCTGGGGGCTCTACGAGCGCTGGGGTGAGCTGCTGCGGGAGACGCATGTCGTCAGCACCGAGGAGTTCGACTGGACCACCAACGAGCTGCGCAACAGCCTGCGGAGCATCGAGTGGGACCTGGAAGATCTGGAGGAGACCATTG GCATTGTGGAGGCGAACCCTCGCAAGTTCAGGATCGAAGCCAGCGAGCTGACGGAGAGACGGGCCTTCGTGAGGCAGATGCGGGACTCTGTCAAG GAGATGCGGGATCACATATCCAGCCCGTCAGCCCTGGCCTTCGCCGAGCGGAAAAACAGAGAG ggctccgctctctccCCGCAGATGCTGATTGGCGGGGGGGCCAGCCAGAAGCCCCCCCCGGAGCGGTACGGCCAGCTGCGGGAGGAGCTGGTGTCAGCCAATTCCCGCTATGTTGAGGAACAACAACTGCACCAGCAG CTGATCATAGACCAGCAGGACGAGCAGCTGGAGCTGGTGTCGGGGAGCATCCGGGTCTTGAAGCACATGTCGGGCCGGGTCGGGGACGAGCTGGACGAGCAGAGCtt GATGCTGGAGGAATTTGCCCAGGAGATGGATAGCACCCAGTCCCACATGGATGGCGTGCTGAAGAAGATGGCCAAGGTCTCCCACATGACCAGCG ACCGGCGCCAGTGGTGTGTGATCGGCATTCTGCTTGTTCTCCTCATCGTGGTGCTTATCCTCTTCTTCACTCTGTAA
- the STX10 gene encoding syntaxin-10 isoform X4 has product MALEDPFSAVRGEVQKAVNTAWGLYERWGELLRETHVVSTEEFDWTTNELRNSLRSIEWDLEDLEETIGIVEANPRKFRIEASELTERRAFVRQMRDSVKEMRDHISSPSALAFAERKNREMLIGGGASQKPPPERYGQLREELVSANSRYVEEQQLHQQLIIDQQDEQLELVSGSIRVLKHMSGRVGDELDEQSLMLEEFAQEMDSTQSHMDGVLKKMAKVSHMTSDRRQWCVIGILLVLLIVVLILFFTL; this is encoded by the exons ATGGCCCTGGAGGACCCGTTCTCTGCCGTGCGGGG GGAGGTGCAGAAGGCGGTGAACACGGCCTGGGGGCTCTACGAGCGCTGGGGTGAGCTGCTGCGGGAGACGCATGTCGTCAGCACCGAGGAGTTCGACTGGACCACCAACGAGCTGCGCAACAGCCTGCGGAGCATCGAGTGGGACCTGGAAGATCTGGAGGAGACCATTG GCATTGTGGAGGCGAACCCTCGCAAGTTCAGGATCGAAGCCAGCGAGCTGACGGAGAGACGGGCCTTCGTGAGGCAGATGCGGGACTCTGTCAAG GAGATGCGGGATCACATATCCAGCCCGTCAGCCCTGGCCTTCGCCGAGCGGAAAAACAGAGAG ATGCTGATTGGCGGGGGGGCCAGCCAGAAGCCCCCCCCGGAGCGGTACGGCCAGCTGCGGGAGGAGCTGGTGTCAGCCAATTCCCGCTATGTTGAGGAACAACAACTGCACCAGCAG CTGATCATAGACCAGCAGGACGAGCAGCTGGAGCTGGTGTCGGGGAGCATCCGGGTCTTGAAGCACATGTCGGGCCGGGTCGGGGACGAGCTGGACGAGCAGAGCtt GATGCTGGAGGAATTTGCCCAGGAGATGGATAGCACCCAGTCCCACATGGATGGCGTGCTGAAGAAGATGGCCAAGGTCTCCCACATGACCAGCG ACCGGCGCCAGTGGTGTGTGATCGGCATTCTGCTTGTTCTCCTCATCGTGGTGCTTATCCTCTTCTTCACTCTGTAA
- the NACC1 gene encoding nucleus accumbens-associated protein 1 isoform X1, producing MHFPFYSPPPPFYHDPHPLLPCLACLPPPLVLFPHPRLSLSPFAFPLSSLLPSPFLPLSPCLHPPTPSVCFCCHIHPPVRLPLLSSVPICPTPCISTGVSDCGPCATIPTRPSIMGHAHPWSRVSIHPSIRPSPLPSPWLSPPPCLQQTPRRLPTPTPRQEETTMAQTLQMEIPNFGNSILECLNEQRLQGLYCDVSVVVKGHAFKAHRAVLAASSSYFRDLFNNSKSAVVELPAAVQPQSFQQILSFCYTGRLSMNVGDQFLLMYTAGFLQIQEIMEKGTEFFLKVSSPSCDSQGLHAEETPSSEPQSPVAQTSTWPSCNTPLPLVSRVKTEQQESDSVQCTFVVKRLWDNGQKEGGGGGGGGGGGNNGSRKMAKFSTQDLGGNRQQQQQGAQAGGGGGSGVVSGPSTSDQTSPGTSSAYTSDSPSSYHNEEDEEEDAAEEGSDEQYRQICNMYTMYSMMNVGQTAAAAAEKVEALPDQVASESRNRIRVRQDLASLPAELINQIGNRCHPKLYDEGDPAEKLELVTGTNVYITRAQLMNCHVSAGTRHKVLLRRLLASFFDRNTLANSCGTGIRSSTNDPSRKPLDSRVLHAVKFYCQNFAPNFKESEMNAIAADMCTNARRVVRKSWIPKLKLLMAEGDTYTTFINDTGKMEPDIMGVEHNFETGSHDGDAGTSAESLQ from the exons ATGCACTTTCCTTtttattctcccccccctcccttttatcatgacccccaccccctgcttccgTGTCTCGcctgtctccccccacctctgGTTCTCTTCCCTCATCCACGCCTCTCGCTCTCCCCGTTTGCCTTCCCCTTGtcttctcttcttccctctcCTTTTCTACCTCTCTCTCCATGTCTGCATCCACCTACCCCGTCTGTCTGTTTCTGTTGTCATATCCACCCACCTGTCCGTCTCCCTCTGCTGTCATCCGTACCTAtctgtccaaccccctgcatctCCACTGGTGTATCTGATTGTGGTCCATGTGCAACCATCCCCACCCGTCCATCCATCATGGGGCATGCCCACCCATGGTCAcgtgtatccatccatccatccatccgtccgtctcctctcccctccccgtggctttcccctcctccctgtctccaGCAAACCCCCcgccgcctccccacccccaccccacgccAGGAGGAGACGACTATGGCGCAGACGCTGCAGATGGAGATCCCCAACTTCGGCAACAGCATCCTGGAGTGCCTGAACGAGCAGCGTCTGCAGGGGCTGTACTGCGACGTCTCGGTGGTGGTGAAAGGCCACGCCTTCAAGGCTCACCGGGCCGTCCTGGCGGCCAGCAGCTCCTACTTCCGGGACCTTTTCAACAACAGCAAGAGCGCGGTGGTGGAGCTGCCGGCGGCGGTGCAGCCCCAGTCCTTCCAGCAGATTCTCAGCTTCTGCTACACGGGCCGGCTGAGCATGAACGTGGGAGACCAGTTCCTGCTGATGTACACGGCCGGCTTCCTCCAGATCCAGGAGATCATGGAGAAAGGGACTGAGTTCTTCCTGAAGGTCAGCTCCCCCAGCTGCGACTCCCAGGGCCTGCACGCCGAGGAGACCCCTTCCTCCGAGCCCCAGAGCCCCGTGGCCCAGACCTCCACCTGGCCCTCCTGTAACACCCCCTTGCCCCTGGTGTCCCGCGTCAAGACAGAGCAGCAGGAGTCGGACTCCGTCCAGTGCACTTTCGTGGTCAAGCGGCTCTGGGACAACGGCCAGAAGGAGGGAGGAggcggtggaggtgggggaggaggaggcaacaACGGGAGCCGCAAAATGGCCAAGTTCTCCACGCAGGACCTTGGAGGCaaccggcagcagcagcagcagggggcgcaagcaggaggaggaggcgggTCCGGCGTGGTTAGCGGGCCCAGCACGTCCGACCAGACCAGCCCCGGCACGTCCAGCGCCTACACGAGCGACAGCCCAAGCTCCTATCACAACgaggaggatgaagaggaggacGCGGCCGAGGAAGGCTCCGATGAGCAGTACCGGCAGATCTGCAACATGTACACGATGTACAGCATGATGAATGTAGGGCAGACAG cagcagcagccgcagaGAAGGTGGAAGCCCTGCCCGACCAGGTGGCCTCTGAGTCTCGCAACCGGATCCGGGTGCGGCAGGACTTGGCCTCGCTGCCGGCCGAGCTCATCAACCAGATCGGGAACCGGTGTCACCCCAAGCTGTACGACGAGGGCGACCCTGCTGAGAAGCTGGAGCTCGTGACAG GCACGAACGTGTACATCACCCGGGCGCAGCTGATGAACTGCCATGTCAGCGCGGGGACGCGGCACAAAGTGCTTCTGAGGCGGCTTCTGGCCTCCTTTTTCGATCG GAACACTCTGGCAAACAGCTGCGGCACCGGCATCCGCTCGTCCACCAACGACCCCAGCCGGAAGCCGCTGGACAGCAGGGTCCTGCATGCCGTGAAGT TCTACTGCCAGAACTTCGCCCCCAACTTCAAAGAGAGCGAGATGAACGCCATCGCGGCTGACATGTGCACGAATGCCCGGCGCGTGGTCCGTAAGAGCTGGATCCCCAAACTGAAGCTGCTGATGGCAGAAGGGGACACCTACACCACGTTCATCAACGACACTGGGAAGATGGAGCCGGACATCATGGGAGTGGAGCACAACTTTGAGACAGGCAGTCACGACGGGGATGCAGGGACCTCGGCCGAGAGCCTCCAGTAA
- the STX10 gene encoding syntaxin-10 isoform X1 yields MALEDPFSAVRGEVQKAVNTAWGLYERWGELLRETHVVSTEEFDWTTNELRNSLRSIEWDLEDLEETIGIVEANPRKFRIEASELTERRAFVRQMRDSVKEMRDHISSPSALAFAERKNREGSALSPQMLIGGGASQKPPPERYGQLREELVSANSRYVEEQQLHQQLIIDQQDEQLELVSGSIRVLKHMSGRVGDELDEQSLPAPVVCDRHSACSPHRGAYPLLHSVIDWPGLRGGTTLLTSTPPPCTCLHHCLASSPGAALLEHSPPRCLSLTLGAGTYGKEKAPPGTRGDSCWESDSGLLPLPPPHLQPLLPHRGLAVGYRAGGVLSL; encoded by the exons ATGGCCCTGGAGGACCCGTTCTCTGCCGTGCGGGG GGAGGTGCAGAAGGCGGTGAACACGGCCTGGGGGCTCTACGAGCGCTGGGGTGAGCTGCTGCGGGAGACGCATGTCGTCAGCACCGAGGAGTTCGACTGGACCACCAACGAGCTGCGCAACAGCCTGCGGAGCATCGAGTGGGACCTGGAAGATCTGGAGGAGACCATTG GCATTGTGGAGGCGAACCCTCGCAAGTTCAGGATCGAAGCCAGCGAGCTGACGGAGAGACGGGCCTTCGTGAGGCAGATGCGGGACTCTGTCAAG GAGATGCGGGATCACATATCCAGCCCGTCAGCCCTGGCCTTCGCCGAGCGGAAAAACAGAGAG ggctccgctctctccCCGCAGATGCTGATTGGCGGGGGGGCCAGCCAGAAGCCCCCCCCGGAGCGGTACGGCCAGCTGCGGGAGGAGCTGGTGTCAGCCAATTCCCGCTATGTTGAGGAACAACAACTGCACCAGCAG CTGATCATAGACCAGCAGGACGAGCAGCTGGAGCTGGTGTCGGGGAGCATCCGGGTCTTGAAGCACATGTCGGGCCGGGTCGGGGACGAGCTGGACGAGCAGAGCtt ACCGGCGCCAGTGGTGTGTGATCGGCATTCTGCTTGTTCTCCTCATCGTGGTGCTTATCCTCTTCTTCACTCTGTAATCGACTGGCCAGGACTGCGGGGGGGCACCACTCTCCTGACCAGCACCCCCCCTCCATGCACATGCCTCCATCATTGCTTGGCAAGCAGCCCAGGAGCTGCCCTGCTGGAGCACAGCCCACCCCGGTGCCTTTCTCTGACCCTTGGGGCTGGCACCTATGGTAAAGAAAAGGCACCTCCAGGTACCAGGGGAGATTCCTGCTGGGAATCTGATTCaggtctcctccccctcccccccccccacctccagccttTGCTTCCACATCGGGGGCTTGCAGTCGggtacagggctgggggtgtcctCAGCCTGTAG
- the STX10 gene encoding syntaxin-10 isoform X2 encodes MALEDPFSAVRGEVQKAVNTAWGLYERWGELLRETHVVSTEEFDWTTNELRNSLRSIEWDLEDLEETIGIVEANPRKFRIEASELTERRAFVRQMRDSVKEMRDHISSPSALAFAERKNREMLIGGGASQKPPPERYGQLREELVSANSRYVEEQQLHQQLIIDQQDEQLELVSGSIRVLKHMSGRVGDELDEQSLPAPVVCDRHSACSPHRGAYPLLHSVIDWPGLRGGTTLLTSTPPPCTCLHHCLASSPGAALLEHSPPRCLSLTLGAGTYGKEKAPPGTRGDSCWESDSGLLPLPPPHLQPLLPHRGLAVGYRAGGVLSL; translated from the exons ATGGCCCTGGAGGACCCGTTCTCTGCCGTGCGGGG GGAGGTGCAGAAGGCGGTGAACACGGCCTGGGGGCTCTACGAGCGCTGGGGTGAGCTGCTGCGGGAGACGCATGTCGTCAGCACCGAGGAGTTCGACTGGACCACCAACGAGCTGCGCAACAGCCTGCGGAGCATCGAGTGGGACCTGGAAGATCTGGAGGAGACCATTG GCATTGTGGAGGCGAACCCTCGCAAGTTCAGGATCGAAGCCAGCGAGCTGACGGAGAGACGGGCCTTCGTGAGGCAGATGCGGGACTCTGTCAAG GAGATGCGGGATCACATATCCAGCCCGTCAGCCCTGGCCTTCGCCGAGCGGAAAAACAGAGAG ATGCTGATTGGCGGGGGGGCCAGCCAGAAGCCCCCCCCGGAGCGGTACGGCCAGCTGCGGGAGGAGCTGGTGTCAGCCAATTCCCGCTATGTTGAGGAACAACAACTGCACCAGCAG CTGATCATAGACCAGCAGGACGAGCAGCTGGAGCTGGTGTCGGGGAGCATCCGGGTCTTGAAGCACATGTCGGGCCGGGTCGGGGACGAGCTGGACGAGCAGAGCtt ACCGGCGCCAGTGGTGTGTGATCGGCATTCTGCTTGTTCTCCTCATCGTGGTGCTTATCCTCTTCTTCACTCTGTAATCGACTGGCCAGGACTGCGGGGGGGCACCACTCTCCTGACCAGCACCCCCCCTCCATGCACATGCCTCCATCATTGCTTGGCAAGCAGCCCAGGAGCTGCCCTGCTGGAGCACAGCCCACCCCGGTGCCTTTCTCTGACCCTTGGGGCTGGCACCTATGGTAAAGAAAAGGCACCTCCAGGTACCAGGGGAGATTCCTGCTGGGAATCTGATTCaggtctcctccccctcccccccccccacctccagccttTGCTTCCACATCGGGGGCTTGCAGTCGggtacagggctgggggtgtcctCAGCCTGTAG
- the IER2 gene encoding immediate early response gene 2 protein, producing MEVQKEAQRIMTLSVWKMYNSRLQRGGLRLHRSLQLSLVMRSAREVYLSAKLEEDEEGRLGPQPCLGEEGAGQPPLQPAAAASPGPPAPEERAAPADRGNAPGAVDPEPMETQDSSGDAPPAAPAPGAGRRPARGVSLPPPAKASRKRRSSSLDKPGAAEAGLVPTKKARLEAEEEEGERQPQGQDGPFPSLAKVLQTRFSGMLRGGPPKGPEPTPGCRPGDGVLSILVRAVVAF from the coding sequence ATGGAGGTGCAGAAGGAAGCCCAGCGCATCATGACCCTGTCGGTGTGGAAGATGTACAACTCCCGCCTGCAGCGCGGCGGCCTGCGGCTGCaccggagcctgcagctctcgCTGGTCATGCGGAGCGCCCGGGAGGTCTATCTCTCGGCCAAGCTGGAGGAGGACGAGGAGGGGCGGCTCGGGCCGCAGCCCtgcctgggggaggaaggggccggccagcccccactgcagcccgCCGCTGCTGCCTCCCCAGGCCCGCCGGCGCCGGAGGAGCGGGCAGCCCCCGCGGACCGTGGAAACGCCCCGGGCGCAGTCGATCCGGAGCCCATGGAGACGCAGGACAGTAGTGGGGACgcgcccccggcggctccagcgcCCGGGGCCGGTAGGCGGCCGGCGCGGGGGGTTTCGTTGCCACCCCCGGCCAAAGCCAGCAGGAAACGGCGGAGCAGCAGCTTGGACAAGCCGGGGGCCGCCGAGGCCGGGCTGGTGCCCACCAAGAaggcccggctggaggcggaggaggaggagggcgagcggcagccccagggacaggacggccccttccccagcctggccaaAGTCCTGCAGACCCGCTTCTCCGGGATGCTGCGGGGCGGCCCGCCCAAGGGCCCCGAGCCCACGCCGGGCTGCCGGCCCGGGGACGGGGTACTCAGCATACTGGTCCGAGCCGTGGTGGCCTTTTAA